The Alphaproteobacteria bacterium genome has a window encoding:
- a CDS encoding pyridoxal phosphate-dependent aminotransferase → MTRRRPARLQHIAGIGVDRLGALADAAGHDMLRLENLDTDVPPDPEAVARTRAAAAEDPANSYLPFVGQERLREVAARHVAALSGVAYSGARNCVVSAGGLSGILNVLLATVEVGDEVIVTDPTYAGLINRVRLAGGVPRFVPFRFAPGAPWTLDRAALHAAVGPRTRAMLLMSPSMPSGGWLDADDWRLVAELCVAHDLTLILDAAMERLLFDGRRPLHPAGLPGMAERTITVGSSAKELRMIGWRVGWIVGPEAAMPDIVAVSLANVVVPVGIAQDAVAGALERSAETLPAYVGELQRRRDVLLDELDGLPVGVPAGGWSMLLRVDGFGIDGAAMSERLLAKGVAATPMAGWGETHGGQYIRFVFANEPAARLRGLGHKVRAALDAG, encoded by the coding sequence ATGACCCGCCGGCGCCCGGCGCGGCTGCAGCACATCGCCGGCATCGGCGTCGACCGGCTCGGCGCGCTGGCCGATGCGGCCGGGCACGACATGCTGCGGCTGGAGAACCTCGACACCGACGTCCCGCCCGACCCGGAGGCGGTGGCGCGGACCCGCGCCGCGGCCGCGGAGGACCCGGCCAACTCCTACCTGCCGTTCGTCGGCCAGGAGCGGCTGCGCGAGGTGGCGGCGCGGCACGTCGCGGCGCTGTCCGGCGTCGCCTATTCCGGCGCGCGCAACTGCGTCGTCAGCGCCGGCGGGCTGTCCGGCATCCTCAACGTGCTGCTGGCGACGGTGGAGGTCGGCGACGAGGTGATCGTCACCGATCCCACCTATGCCGGGTTGATCAACCGGGTGCGGCTGGCCGGCGGCGTGCCCCGTTTCGTGCCGTTCCGCTTCGCGCCCGGCGCGCCGTGGACGCTGGACCGGGCGGCGCTGCACGCGGCCGTCGGCCCGCGGACCCGCGCGATGCTGCTGATGTCGCCGTCGATGCCGAGCGGCGGCTGGCTCGACGCCGACGACTGGCGCCTGGTCGCCGAGCTGTGCGTCGCCCACGACCTGACCTTGATCCTGGACGCGGCGATGGAGCGGCTGCTGTTCGACGGGCGCCGGCCGCTGCACCCGGCCGGCCTGCCGGGGATGGCCGAACGCACGATCACGGTCGGCTCGTCGGCGAAGGAGCTGCGGATGATCGGCTGGCGGGTCGGCTGGATCGTCGGGCCGGAGGCGGCGATGCCGGACATCGTCGCGGTCTCGCTGGCCAATGTGGTGGTCCCGGTCGGCATCGCCCAGGACGCGGTCGCGGGCGCGCTGGAGCGGTCGGCCGAGACCCTGCCGGCCTATGTCGGCGAGCTGCAGCGGCGGCGCGATGTGCTGCTGGACGAACTCGACGGCCTGCCGGTGGGGGTGCCCGCCGGCGGCTGGTCGATGCTGCTGCGCGTCGACGGCTTCGGGATCGACGGCGCCGCCATGTCCGAGCGGCTGCTCGCCAAGGGCGTGGCGGCCACGCCGATGGCGGGCTGGGGCGAGACCCACGGCGGCCAGTACATCCGCTTCGTCTTCGCCAACGAGCCGGCTGCCAGGCTGCGCGGCCTCGGCCACAAGGTCAGGGCTGCGCTCGACGCCGGATAG
- a CDS encoding MotA/TolQ/ExbB proton channel family protein yields the protein MSLASLHSPADATAAPDFVKLWTRAAEAIVGDRAAARPQPRQSVSRYRHLLILRFVLTNMSALALLAVGAVQGWVGTVLLGDETGLTVAILGVFVIGLVTAGWKVWQLSQALNAAENPSRAPIRWISAYVAEAAAKDAGARAIAGSALRMQLANRIGFVKHVANTLVLLGLIGTVIGFIIALGGISADTAADPSAIAPMVGGLLRGMSVALYTTLAGAVLNMWLMINFHMLVGAATRLAGRLVEAGEHAALEAGHERA from the coding sequence ATGTCGCTTGCCAGCCTGCACAGCCCAGCGGACGCCACCGCCGCCCCGGATTTCGTCAAGCTGTGGACCCGCGCTGCGGAGGCGATCGTCGGCGACAGAGCCGCGGCAAGGCCGCAGCCGCGCCAGTCGGTGTCGCGCTACCGCCACCTGCTGATCCTGCGTTTCGTGCTGACCAACATGAGCGCGCTGGCGCTGCTGGCGGTGGGCGCGGTGCAGGGCTGGGTCGGCACGGTGCTGCTGGGCGACGAGACCGGACTGACCGTCGCGATCCTCGGCGTGTTCGTGATCGGTCTGGTCACGGCGGGCTGGAAGGTGTGGCAACTGAGCCAGGCGCTGAACGCCGCCGAGAACCCGTCCCGCGCACCGATCCGCTGGATATCGGCCTATGTGGCCGAGGCGGCGGCCAAGGACGCGGGTGCGCGGGCCATCGCCGGCTCCGCCCTGCGCATGCAGCTGGCCAACCGCATCGGCTTCGTCAAGCACGTCGCCAACACCCTGGTTCTGCTCGGCCTGATCGGCACCGTGATCGGCTTCATCATCGCGCTGGGCGGGATCAGCGCCGACACCGCCGCCGACCCCAGCGCCATCGCGCCGATGGTCGGCGGGCTGCTGCGCGGCATGTCGGTGGCGCTGTACACCACGCTGGCCGGCGCGGTCTTGAACATGTGGCTGATGATCAACTTCCACATGCTGGTCGGCGCGGCGACGCGGCTGGCCGGCCGCCTGGTCGAGGCCGGCGAGCACGCCGCGCTGGAGGCGGGCCATGAGCGCGCTTGA
- a CDS encoding cytoplasmic protein: MRAQLALAAAMLTLSAVHAQDAAVTDPDLYKVVFENDRVRVLEYRDQPGDRTRMHDHPAFLVYALSAFERRLTLPDGREMHRAFTPGQVMFSEAQTHAGENVGSTDTHIIMVELK; this comes from the coding sequence ATGAGAGCGCAGCTCGCGCTCGCAGCCGCGATGCTGACGCTGTCGGCGGTTCACGCGCAGGATGCGGCAGTAACCGATCCGGACCTCTATAAGGTCGTCTTCGAGAACGATCGCGTCCGCGTGCTGGAGTATCGCGACCAGCCGGGCGACCGGACCAGGATGCACGACCATCCGGCCTTCCTGGTCTACGCCCTGAGTGCGTTCGAACGCCGGCTGACGTTGCCGGACGGCCGGGAAATGCATCGCGCCTTCACCCCCGGCCAGGTCATGTTCTCCGAGGCGCAGACCCACGCGGGTGAGAATGTCGGGTCAACGGACACGCACATCATCATGGTGGAACTGAAGTAG
- a CDS encoding LysR family transcriptional regulator: protein MFNWNDLKYLLAVARNGSTLAAARALRVNQSTVQRRLLDLEASLKLRLVDRLPSGYCLTPAGQSVLASAEAVATAIETFERRCIDAAHEGILRLTCPEPIADRLSQSGFLERFSEKHPDLRVEFVLADRYVDLAKGEADVALRSGDTDDVLVGRKIADSLWAVYASTGYVQQHGAPASIDELDRHAVVAFDASLERHRLSLWLREVAPNARIVARSNSVLGLVSAAKSGVGIAALPLPLGDGEPDLVQILPPVHELTRVWRLLCHPDARQLHRVDAFFAFVGSQIDALRPVLTG from the coding sequence GTGTTCAATTGGAACGATCTGAAGTATCTGCTGGCGGTTGCCCGCAACGGCAGTACGCTTGCCGCGGCCCGGGCGCTGAGGGTGAACCAGTCGACCGTGCAGCGGCGCCTGCTCGACCTGGAGGCCAGCCTGAAGCTGCGCCTGGTCGACCGGTTGCCGAGCGGCTATTGCCTGACGCCGGCTGGCCAGTCCGTGCTGGCCTCAGCCGAGGCGGTCGCGACCGCGATCGAGACGTTCGAGCGGCGCTGCATCGACGCTGCGCATGAGGGCATCCTGCGCCTGACCTGCCCGGAGCCGATCGCCGACCGCCTGTCGCAATCGGGATTCCTCGAACGGTTCAGCGAAAAGCATCCGGATCTGCGCGTCGAGTTCGTGCTGGCCGATCGCTATGTCGACCTCGCCAAGGGCGAGGCCGACGTGGCGCTGCGCTCCGGCGATACCGACGACGTCCTGGTCGGCCGCAAGATCGCGGACTCGCTGTGGGCGGTCTACGCCAGCACCGGCTATGTGCAGCAGCACGGCGCGCCCGCTTCGATCGACGAGCTTGACCGGCACGCCGTGGTGGCCTTCGACGCCAGCCTCGAGCGGCATCGGCTGTCGCTCTGGCTGCGCGAGGTCGCGCCGAATGCGCGCATCGTCGCGCGCAGCAACAGCGTGCTCGGCCTGGTTTCCGCCGCCAAATCGGGCGTCGGCATCGCGGCGCTGCCCCTGCCGCTTGGCGATGGCGAGCCGGACCTGGTCCAGATCCTGCCGCCGGTCCACGAACTTACCCGCGTGTGGCGCCTGCTCTGCCACCCGGATGCCCGCCAGCTGCATCGGGTCGACGCGTTCTTCGCGTTCGTCGGCTCGCAGATCGACGCGTTGCGGCCCGTGCTGACCGGGTGA
- a CDS encoding LLM class flavin-dependent oxidoreductase, with translation MIPLSVLDLAHITVGSSAADAFRNSRDLARHAERWGYRRFWLAEHHNMTGIASAATAVVIGHVAAGTSTIRVGAGGIMLPNHPPLMVAEQFGTLDALFPGRIDLGLGRAPGTDQRTARALRRDDARAEAFPQEVQELQAFLGPVEPGQAVRAVPGGNSHVPIWILGSSLYGAQVAAAFGLPYAFASHFAPEQLMRALQVYRAGFEPSGQCARPHAMVGVNIVAADTDAEARRLFTSPQQAFTNMFRGARGQLQPPIDDIESYWNPMEKMQAMRMLACSIVGGPDTVRRELEALVHRTAADELIVAAAIYDHAARLRSYEILAEVAGRLAPARAAAGAR, from the coding sequence ATGATCCCGCTTTCCGTTCTCGACCTGGCGCACATCACGGTGGGGTCGAGCGCGGCCGACGCCTTCCGCAACAGCCGCGATCTCGCCCGCCACGCCGAGCGCTGGGGCTACCGCCGCTTCTGGCTGGCGGAGCACCACAACATGACCGGCATCGCCAGCGCGGCCACCGCCGTGGTCATCGGCCACGTCGCCGCCGGCACGTCGACGATCCGGGTCGGCGCCGGCGGCATCATGCTGCCCAACCACCCGCCGCTGATGGTGGCCGAGCAGTTCGGCACGCTCGACGCACTGTTTCCCGGCCGCATCGATCTCGGGCTCGGCCGGGCGCCGGGCACCGACCAGCGCACCGCCCGCGCGCTGCGCCGCGACGATGCGCGCGCCGAGGCGTTCCCGCAGGAGGTGCAGGAGCTGCAGGCCTTCCTCGGTCCCGTCGAGCCGGGTCAGGCCGTGCGCGCCGTCCCCGGCGGCAACAGCCACGTGCCGATCTGGATCCTCGGCTCCAGCCTCTACGGCGCCCAGGTCGCCGCGGCCTTCGGCCTGCCCTATGCCTTCGCCTCGCACTTCGCCCCGGAACAGCTGATGCGCGCGCTGCAGGTCTATCGCGCCGGCTTCGAGCCGTCGGGCCAGTGTGCCCGGCCCCATGCCATGGTCGGCGTCAACATCGTCGCCGCCGACACCGACGCCGAGGCCCGACGGCTGTTCACCAGCCCGCAGCAGGCCTTCACCAACATGTTCCGCGGCGCGCGCGGCCAGCTGCAGCCGCCGATCGACGACATCGAGTCCTACTGGAACCCGATGGAGAAGATGCAGGCGATGCGCATGCTGGCCTGCAGCATCGTCGGCGGGCCCGACACGGTGCGGCGCGAGCTGGAGGCGCTGGTGCACCGCACCGCCGCCGACGAGCTGATCGTCGCCGCGGCGATCTACGACCACGCCGCACGGCTGCGGTCTTACGAGATCCTGGCCGAGGTCGCGGGACGGCTGGCGCCGGCGCGGGCCGCCGCCGGCGCACGGTAG